A single region of the Raphanus sativus cultivar WK10039 chromosome 1, ASM80110v3, whole genome shotgun sequence genome encodes:
- the LOC108858050 gene encoding pumilio homolog 15: MSANQKRGDGDVNPEEALPSSPSQQLLRERLKAYENMYGSLDDHYSRKTGSSQFATSSDLRTLESDFRRLGVSDSNPRQQPLRDQRGNNQFPLSAGDRGINEYFNPSYFQSQTEQEQINLERMWFRIDNPVNGYDGYKSSNYGSYGRGNGDTSVRSPYVYHNEVPFSPSNNHNFGNQSPWSYSHGYVPRTYDLFNMNNSRATDNTVSHAKNRVDYVELQNLIAEGSRDTIDKIFDELISHVCELMTDPFGHQVFQKLMEKCTNEQITRVLKTVTQQPNQFVRICGDSHGTHAVRDLIRCLSSEEQVSHFMVTICHVALLLSKSTNANDVIMFCFSHFSPSQTNGLLQMIVQNCYQIAIDHYGSCLLQQCIGKSRREIREPLIREIITNAMNLCVDRYGNYVVQYLLELENFQVAAALSRYLNGNYVQLSCDKYGSHAVQKCLESRQFNSRMIIHELLTDIDSLLVHPFGNYVIQTAWVVSQNDMRRELLCHINRNHPLMRCNRYGRKILEKLNLWT; encoded by the exons ATGTCGGCTAACCAAAAGAGAGGAGATGGAGATGTGAATCCGGAGGAGGCCTTGCCGTCGTCTCCTTCTCAACAGCTTCTACGTGAAAGACTCAAAGCATATGAGAATATGTATGGGTCCTTGGATGATCATTACTCACGTAAAACCGGATCTTCACAGTTTGCTACTTCATCAGATTTGCGAACCCTTGAATCTGACTTTAGAAGACTGGGTGTCTCTGATTCAAACCCTCGCCAACAGCCCCTACGTGATCAACGTGGAAACAATCAATTTCCTTTGAGTGCTGGAGATCGAGGTATCAATGAATACTTTAACCCTTCGTATTTTCAGTCTCAAACTGAACAAGAACAGATTAATCTCGAGAGGATGTGGTTTAGGATAGATAATCCTGTTAATGGTTATGATGGTTATAAGTCATCTAATTATGGTTCTTATGGGCGTGGCAATGGTGATACGTCGGTCCGTTCTCCGTACGTTTACCACAATGAGGTTCCTTTTTCTCCAAGTAATAATCATAATTTTGGTAATCAAAGCCCTTGGAGTTATTCACACGGTTATGTGCCTAGGACCTATGATCTATTCAATATGAATAACTCTAGGGCTACGGATAACACAGTGTCCCACGCTAAAAACCGTGTGGATTATGTCGAGTTGCAAAACTTGATTGCGGAAGGTTCAAGAGACACTATTGATAAGATATTTGATGAGCTGATATCACATGTTTGTGAGCTGATGACTGACCCTTTTGGCCATCAAGTCTTTCAAAAGCTCATGGAGAAATGCACAAATGAACAAATCACTCGGGTTTTGAAAACTGTCACCCAACAACCTAATCAGTTTGTGAGAATTTGTGGCGATTCGCATGG AACGCATGCAGTACGAGATTTGATCCGATGTCTTAGTTCTGAAGAGCAAGTATCCCACTTCATGGTAACTATATGCCATGTTGCACTACTTCTGAGCAAGAGCACTAATGCAAATGATGTGATTATGTTTTGCTTCAGCCATTTTTCTCCTTCACAAACCAAT GGACTTCTCCAAATGATTGTTCAAAACTGTTATCAAATTGCAATTGATCATTATGGGTCTTGTCTGCTTCAACAATGCATTGGAAAATCTCGTCGAGAAATAAGGGAGCCTTTGATTAGAGAAATAATCACTAATGCCATGAACCTATGTGTGGATCGTTATGG AAACTATGTGGTCCAGTATCTGTTGGAATTGGAAAATTTTCAAGTGGCAGCAGCTTTGTCGAGATACCTCAATGGGAATTATGTGCAACTCTCTTGTGACAAGTATGGAAGTCATGCGGTGCAAAAATGTTTAGAAAGTAGACAATTTAACTCGAGAATGATCATCCACGAGCTGCTTACTGACATTGATTCACTTCTTGTACATCCTTTTGGAAACTATGTGATTCAAACTGCATGGGTTGTATCTCag AATGATATGCGACGTGAATTGTTGTGCCATATTAACAGGAATCATCCATTGATGAGGTGCAATAGATACGGGcgaaaaatacttgaaaaacTTAATCTTTGGACATAA
- the LOC108855763 gene encoding uncharacterized protein LOC108855763, producing the protein MRRVMFWFLVSMYLCLIGHMIGEAAREGAMLSEAKSSEMGKSHQHVTGFKGELTAGGYGGGDPGYGGYGPGGGGVVIGGGFGGGGVGGVGWDGGNRGGGPGYGSGGIGGGVIIGGGGGGCGGSCGGGGCGGSCGGGGGGGGGPGGGYGHLEASMKESGKN; encoded by the coding sequence ATGCGCAGAGTGATGTTTTGGTTTCTTGTTTCCATGTATCTATGCCTCATTGGCCATATGATTGGTGAGGCTGCAAGAGAAGGTGCCATGCTGAGTGAAGCAAAATCCAGTGAGATGGGAAAGAGTCACCAACACGTAACCGGGTTTAAGGGCGAACTCACAGCTGGAGGCTATGGGGGCGGCGATCCAGGGTATGGTGGATACGGTccaggtggtggtggtgttgtGATCGGTGGTGgatttggtggtggtggtgttggtGGTGTGGGTTGGGATGGAGGGAACAGAGGAGGCGGTCCGGGATACGGGTCAGGTGGTATTGGTGGTGGAGTCATCattggcggtggtggtggtggatgtGGGGGTTCATGCGGTGGTGGTGGGTGTGGTGGTTCatgcggtggtggtggtggtggtggtggtggaccTGGTGGTGGATATGGACACCTTGAAGCCAGCATGAAGGAATCAGGCAAAAACTAG